The genomic interval ACATGTAAAATGAATCGATCAGTCAGTCTTcttcatattaattaagttaaatcgTGTCTACTAAACTAATTGATCTAGCCTAGAGATTGCATGGCACCAACGATATCATTCAACCTGGCTCATGTATATACGTAGGTGTGTAGGTAGCTACTGCCATTGTTCATTGCGTATCAATTTGCAATACTACGTTGCAGGAAACGATTTACTACAACAGCACGTACtatcaaattttgaaatttttttaGATAAAATTTTAGAGCTGGGAATCGTCAACGCATGTGCAACTCTCTAGATTATAGACCAAAAATACCAAAACGCAAATGGTGCATTGCAATTGAATTCATTATAATTATCTCTTTAGGAATACACCGATGTTATATGTCTGTAGATAGACTAGTCTAGACGTTTACTATTAGAATGATAGCGCAGTGCCTCTAGCTATAGTTTTAGTGATAAACAATAGGGTTCGTCAACGTTTTATCAATTGCCTTAAGTAAAAATGTAATTTGCTCAAAGTTAGTGGTAGACTAgcatttagttaattaacgttCCTTTGGTAAATTATGTAACCTACCAAGTGCGCGTATCCCGTATGCAGTAGTCCCCGCAAATCGACATGACGCTAAGTCTAGAAATCTCAGTCGCTTTGAAAATCGAACAACGTTTTCGATCATCAGACAACAAAGGCTCTTTCATTTCTGGAGTCATCGACGACGCAGTGACAGCAATACGAGAAGATCCAGCAATTACCGCGAGTCAAGCCTCTCACCCCCTCTGCCTAACAGATGAATTACGCGATGGTTTAGCACAAGCTCGAGGTCTCTCTTTGGATGGAAAGCACGCTGAAGCATTGGAGACGCTACGGAAATTAGTAACAGAGAATCCCAAGTGGCAGGAGGTGCATGCGCATGATGCAAGTTGAAATTTACTGGAAATTGGaaatgagtgtatgtgtgttgtcttGCTTGATGTTTAGGCTCACGAGTTGAAAGGTAGGGCTTTGGAGGGAGTGGGTCAACAAAGTGAGGCTGCTTCAGCTTATTTGTCGTCGTTGGCTTTGGATGTAGAGAATGTGGGCACCAGAGAACAACTGAATAAGGTGATACACGACAAATTCTGTCTGCTgcctgattgtttgtttgtttgtgtcttttgtctttttcgtttttctgtctgtctgtctgtcattcagCGCCACATCTACTAAATAATCATTGCAGACTGCTTAGTTAGACTTAAAAGTTAATACTGCACTTTTGCAGTTTGATTTAAGAATGAAAAAaatctaactgtctgtctgtctgtcagtcagtctgcttgcctgtctgtctgtctgtgtgcctgccaAAGAACGTATACTGTGTAATCGCACTAAACTACATTTTGCAAGTGACCTTTGGGTCTGTTTGCCCTTTTGCCCTCTAAtttctacatgtctgtccgttagtttgtgtgtacagttcAAGTTGTAGTGCAACGAGAGCACACTATATGTGCCATTGTCAAAAACCACCAGTAACGGGTGAATGAAAAACTTGCTACAATGCCGAACGTATTTATGTGTCAGATCTTCTCTTCTTTGCTTCCATTTTCTGGAGCAGACAAAGAAGCAGATTTGGGCTTTATTGTGACCAAAGCAGTCGACATCTCAAGGCAAGCTCTCAAAGGTTGATCTTAGTGCAGAATGTGACTTTCATAATTACAGTATCTAATCTCTAATCTTTGATTTCAGACCTCATATATAGAGTCCCTGCTCCCGATCCCGATATGTAAGTTATAGGTGTTTGCTTAGACTGTATCATATATGACAGTAAGTTGTTGTATTATAGTCCTGAAGACAATCCGGAAGATGACATTCCAATTTATGTGTTGTCAGTTGCCTTCCCGAATGTGACCCAAACTTTACATATGTATGAGCAGCGATATCAGCTGATGGTTCGCCGGTGCATGGATGGCACGAAAGAGTTTGGAGTGTGTGAAACTTCAAACACAGAatcgtgagtgtgtgtgtgtgtgtgtgtgtgtgtgtgtgtgtgtgtgtgtgtgtgtgtgtgtgtgtgtgtgtgcacatgtcaTAATCTGCCATTCTTGTAATGTCATGTTGAACAATTTGTGTGCTATCCAGGTTTGTTCCCTATGGAACAACTGTAACAATCAACAAAGCTGATTTTAGTTTTGGCGGAGTAGTACAACTTGAAGCAGAAGGAACTAGACGATTCAAGGTTATTTCTCAATAGTTCTAGCTTGTGATTTCCCAGCCTGTATTTATGTGTTTTAAGGTACTTCGTCACAGTATGCAGGACGGGTACCATGTAGCTCGTGTCAAGTTTTTCTCAGATGTCAAAGAACGTGAAGGAATTGAAGGCAAGCAAGTGTATAAGTAGACATGTAGAGTGATGATGAAATGTGTACAATGATCAGAGCTGAAGACGTTATATGACGCTGTCTACAGAGAAGTTCGTGAATGGTTTAACAACCTCCCTTCAGATGTTAGGGTAAGTAAT from Corticium candelabrum chromosome 14, ooCorCand1.1, whole genome shotgun sequence carries:
- the LOC134190051 gene encoding LON peptidase N-terminal domain and RING finger protein 3-like; translated protein: MTLSLEISVALKIEQRFRSSDNKGSFISGVIDDAVTAIREDPAITASQASHPLCLTDELRDGLAQARGLSLDGKHAEALETLRKLVTENPKWQEAHELKGRALEGVGQQSEAASAYLSSLALDVENVGTREQLNKIFSSLLPFSGADKEADLGFIVTKAVDISRQALKDLIYRVPAPDPDIPEDNPEDDIPIYVLSVAFPNVTQTLHMYEQRYQLMVRRCMDGTKEFGVCETSNTESFVPYGTTVTINKADFSFGGVVQLEAEGTRRFKVLRHSMQDGYHVARVKFFSDVKEREGIEELKTLYDAVYREVREWFNNLPSDVRDRFKENHGDMPQFEEDPQARDDGAAWVWWAFGAMRDQYEPQDILKSTSLRQRLLKVQDLLQEQKRLSEMCPQQ